The Rubricoccus marinus nucleotide sequence GCGCTCTGCCTCCCGCACGCCGCGGAGGATGCAGGGGTGGAGGGCCTTCCCGCTGGGGTCGCCGTGGAGGACCGAGATGTCGCCGGTGGTTTCGAGCACGACGGCGCGGACCTCGTTGGGGTCCAGCACGTTGGCCTCGCGGAGCTTGGCCCAGAGGTCATTCTCGGTCACGCGCGTTTTTTCGAGGTTGTCGCGGAGGATGCGTTCCCCGGCCATGAGCACGATGGGCTCGTTGTCGGCCACGTCCTCCATCCAGTCCGTGTCCTTGCGGAGCCGCGAGACCACCCACTGGATGCCGAACAGGCTCGCCATCGCGACGGCCGCTTGCGGGATGGACGGCGCCGCCGAGAGGATGGTGGAGGCGAGGACGGAGCCCATCGCGACGGTCATCGCGAAGTCCACGCTCGTCATCTTGGAAAAGCTCCGCAGGCCCACGAGCCGCACGAGGAGGATCAGGACGGCGTAGATGAACAGCGCCGAGAGGACTGTCGCGAGGATGTTGGTCGGGTCGACCGCGAACCATTCGGCCATGTCTCAGAGGGGAGGGGTGAGAGGAAAGGCGCCGGGCCTCTGGCGCCAGAGGCTACGCCCGGCGCGCGGGCGCCCTCGCGGATTCCCGGTGCGTCCGGGGCTTACGCGTCTGGGGAGACGTGGGCCTCTGGCGCGAAGCCGAGCGCGTCGAGAACGTCGTTGAAGACCTCGGGCGGGAGGTGGCCGCCAGAGGCCTGGTCGTGCCCGTGGCCCCACTTCCCGTTCCAGCCGGGCGTGTCGATGGCCTGGTAGATCTGGGGGAGCGGGAGGTCTTTGCGCGAGGTCCGGGTCGAGAACGCGACGGTGCCGTCCAGGTAGCCGGTGTTGGCGCAGATCACGGCGTATTTCTTGAGCCGCGTGCGCCAGCGCTGCGCGATCAGCGGGTGCACCTGGCAGCGCGAGTCCACGCGGACAAGCGCGAACGGCTCGGTCTCGGAAAACGTCGGCGCGGCCTGCCCGGCGACGTCCATCGCGGCCTTGACCTCGGCGCGGGCGTCGTGGAGCGGCTGCGCCTCGGGCGATTCCGCCAGAGGCTTCGGGCCGTCTTCGGTCATGAGCAGGTCGAGGGCCTCTTGCGCGCGGAACGTGCTCGCGCGGCGCGCGGCGTTGACGAGGACGGTCGCCTCTTTGAGCCACTTCGCGGTGTGGCGCCGCTTGGCGTCGGCCATGAGCGGCCACGGCGCCTTTTCGCCCAGGTCCGAGATGATGCCGACGGCGGCGATCCAGTCCAACTCGCGCA carries:
- a CDS encoding DHH family phosphoesterase; translation: MDALPLADAFPEAVHTFKQWLGAAPREGRCVVFCHFDADGLAAGALFGRALPLLGFTDVVVVPSGRDESAFSDSARQRLGEMDPASLVVTDLGVNETGTLEASGVPVLYVDHHRPSGAPEAGFVVSAYDWEPIPCSAWLAYGLLEAAAPDVDELRELDWIAAVGIISDLGEKAPWPLMADAKRRHTAKWLKEATVLVNAARRASTFRAQEALDLLMTEDGPKPLAESPEAQPLHDARAEVKAAMDVAGQAAPTFSETEPFALVRVDSRCQVHPLIAQRWRTRLKKYAVICANTGYLDGTVAFSTRTSRKDLPLPQIYQAIDTPGWNGKWGHGHDQASGGHLPPEVFNDVLDALGFAPEAHVSPDA
- a CDS encoding DUF421 domain-containing protein, giving the protein MAEWFAVDPTNILATVLSALFIYAVLILLVRLVGLRSFSKMTSVDFAMTVAMGSVLASTILSAAPSIPQAAVAMASLFGIQWVVSRLRKDTDWMEDVADNEPIVLMAGERILRDNLEKTRVTENDLWAKLREANVLDPNEVRAVVLETTGDISVLHGDPSGKALHPCILRGVREAERVGLGRDDYDG